The DNA sequence ATCAGGGCGAACTCCTCGCCGCCATAGCGCGCCACGATGTCGCCTTGGCGCCGGGCCACGCTGCCCAGCGCAGTGGCCACCTTTTTGAGGCAGACATCGCCGGCCGCATGACCGTAGGTGTCGTTGTAGCGCTTGAAGTGGTCCACGTCCACCATGATCAGCGAAAGCGATTCGCCGGAGCGGTTCAGGCGTGCTAGTTCGGCTGTCAGCGCCAGGTCGAAGTAGCGGCGATTGAAAACATCGGTCAGACCATCCTTCTGCGATTGCGCCTCCAGCGTGCGGTACAGCCGTTCCAGCTCGGTACGCGCGGCGATCGCTTCGAGCTCGGCGGTTTCACGCCTGGCCACCTGGGCCACCAGGCGGTTGCCGCCATACCCGATGATGATCAACAGCAGCAGTACCACGATGCTGCGGATCCAGAGACGGCGCGTCCAGTCTTCCAGGATATCGTCCTTGGCCAGCGCCACCGCCACGAAGGTCGGATATAGCTTGCAGCGCTGGAAGCTGGTCACGCGCACGATATCGTCGCGCGGCGAGCGCATTTCGAAGGAACCGTGCTCGGACTTGCCCAGGTATTGCGTCATCAGCGTCGATTTGGAAATGTCCAATCCGATGGAATAGCTCAACAACGGTTGCCGGAAGATCACGGTTCCTTCATTGAGCCCGAACAGGATGGCGCCGTTGCGACCGATGGCGAACTGTTCGTAGTAACGCTGGAAGTGCGACAGGTCGATATCGGCCACCACCACGCCGGCAAAGCTGCCATCGATGTGATTGATGCGCCGGCTCATGGTGGCCACCCATTGGCCGCTGACGCGGCTGCGCATGGGTTTGCCGATGTAGGCGCGGTTGGTGCGCACGCGCTGGTGATGCAGGAAATAGTCGTCCTGGATGTAGCGATGTTCCAGGTTGGACTGGGAACTGCTGATGGCCAGCCCGGTTTCATCGTAGACCGTCAGCATGGCCAACTGCGGCAGGGCCGCCACCGAACTCACCATGAAGTCGTGCGTGCGCTGGCGACCAGCCGCGCCGGCATCATCGTACTGCAGGTGCTCCTGCACGCCCTGCAGCACCACGTCGATTTCCTTGAAGCTCTGGTCGGCTTGCTGCACCAGGGCCAGCGCCATGTTGGAGGCCTCACGCGCAGATTCGTCGATCACCACTTCATAGGCGCGCCAGGCCGACCATGCTTCCAGCAACGCGATGATGAGACAGACCACGATCACGAACAGCCTGGCTGTCCTGGATGCGCGCTGGATCTGATGTTCTGGCATGTTGCTTTCCCCCGAAACGGCTTTTCCCCGCTGCCATTGTTGTGGAGCGTGTTGAGCGCGTCCATCGGGGATTACCTGAACTTGCAGGAAGATTAACAGATTCTGTTGGTTCGGGGACGGGCTTTACCTGCCGAATTGCCTCGACAGCCGCCTGCGCTCTGGTCGCAGGCGGCTCGCCTTGCTCATGGGCATTTTTTCAGTCGTAACGCTGGCTGAACAGGATATTCAAGCCATTGACGGTACCGGCGCGCGCCACCACCGACCAGCGCCGCGAGATCTGCCAGGTGGCCTTGGCGATGCTGGCCGCACCTTGCAGGCTCTGTTCGTAGCCCAGCGTGATCTTCTGGGTGATGGCCTTGCCCAGGTTGACCACCTGGTCGTCGGTCAGGCCCGAATCGCTGGAACCGATGCTGAACTGGTCCAGGCCGATATCCTTGGTAATGCGCTTGCCGGCCATGTTGCCCACCAGCGCCAGTGCCTGGCTGCTGGCGGTACGCTGGCCGATGTTGGAGCTGTCGCTGCCGTGGCCGAACATCATCCAGGAGAGTTTTTCATCGTCCGGTACATTGGGCTCCGAGACCAGTTGCACGCGAGGCTGGTTGACATTGCCGGTGACCGAGACCCCGGCGTCCACGTCCTGGTTGCGGCGCATGGCCAGGATGTTGAGGTTGGGGTTGGACAGCGGGCCGGTGAAGTTGATGATGCCGCGCTCGATGTTGAGCTTGGTACCAAAAGCTTCATAACTTCCCTCGGCGACGTTGATGGTGCCGGTGGCGCGCAGCGGCGAGAGCGGTTCGCTACGAACGTTCATATCGCCGCGCAAAAGCAGGTCGGCGCCGCTGCCACGGAAGCGGAAGTCATTGCCCAGGTCGATGGCCAGGTTGATGATCGGGGCGAACTTGCTGGCCGGCTTTTCAGTGGCCGCTTCCAGTTTCTGTTGCGAGGAGGCCGCTGCCCCGACGCGGTTCTTGCCGCTGCGGCTGATGATGACCACGTCGTCACCCAGCTTGGGGGCGCTGCTCTTGGGCAGGTCGAACAGGGCGCGATCCACGGTGAACTTGCCATCGACTCGCAACTGTTCGTTGACGTTGCTGATCTTGCCTTCGCCGGAGAGCATCAGGCGCCGGTCCGGGCTGGCAAACAGTTCCAGGTGGTCGGCGGTGAGGCTGGCGTTGAGGTCGGGATTGTCCGCGCCCAGTTGGATCTTGCCGCCAGCGCGCAGGGTACCGCTGCCGCCGTGGAATTCGATCTGGCGCAGATCGATGACATTGCTGTCCATGACGATGCGCACGATGCCATCCTTCAACTGGATGCCCTGGTCGAACTCGGTCACGGCCAGGTTGTCGCCGTTGATGGCGCCGGACAGCTTGGGTTGCTCCAGCGTACCTGCCGCATTGAGGTTGGCCGCCAGCTTGCCGTCGAGGTTCACCTGCGGGCCGATCAGGTCGCCCATGCGCTTGACCTGAGGGATGTCGAGCTTGGCGCTCAGGTTCAGCGGCGAGGCCGCATCCAGGGCCAGCACCTGGTCGACACGCTGCAGGCCGATCTCGCCATCCAGCTCCAGCGTGCCGACGCGCGCGGCGTTGACGCGGCCCGATACGCGCATCTGCTCGCCCTGGAACTGGCTGCGCAGTTGCAGTTCAGATAGGCCCAGGGTGGCCTCGCCGGTGCTGGTGGTTACCCGCACGTCACCGGATTTGCGGGCGATCTGCAGGTAGCCACTGGCGGTCTCGGCCAGGGTGAAGTCCCAGTCGCTGTCGAGCACCAGATCGGTCTTGACCGGCGGCGGGGTGCCGGTCAGTTGCTGGACCAGTTCCAGGATCCGTCCAACGTCCAGCGCCTTGACCTGGCCGGCCGAGGCCAGCCGGCCCTGGTGATAGGAAAGACGCTTCAACTCCAATGCGGTACGGTCGATCTCGATGCGGGTGCTGCCGGCCTCGATGCCATCGGCCGAGGCCTCCAGCGCCAGCGGGCTGGCCATGGCGATGCGCGGCAAGCCCTGGTTGCTGAACTGGTCCAGGCTGCCAGCCCAGCCGTAGTGGCCGCGGGTCTTTTCGGTGAGCTGGCCGTGGGCGGCCAGGTTCAGGTCCAGGCTCTGGTCCAGCAGCTTGCCCTTGGCTTGCAGGGATAGGGCGTGCTTGGCGTAGGTGCCGTCCAGCTTGATGGCCAAGTGGGCCAGTTCGGCTTGCGGGCCGCTGTAGCCGTCGCCTTCCACGTTCAACGCCAGGCGGTTGTCGGGCGAGGCCACGCCGGCGGCCAGGTTGCTGTGCAGTTCACTTTGTCCGGCCAGATGGTGAAGTTTATGCGCGCCAAAGCTCAATTGCTCGGCCTGGAAGCTGGCTAGCAGGTTGGGCCGCTGGCGCGTGCCGGCAAGGATGCCGTCCACCCGCAGCAGGCCGGACAAGCCATAGCCCAGCTTGGCCAGTTGCGGCGCATCGATCTTGAGCTTGAGCTTGTCGCTGGGGGCGCCGAAGCTGCCGTCCAGGTCCAGGGTATTGCCGGCGATCTGCAGGTGGGCGCGGCTGGGCAAGAGCCGCATGGCAACCAGGTTGAGGTCGCCGCGGCCGCTCATGGGCAGCTCGCCGTAGCTGCTGTCGTGGATGGCGAAGCCGAGCTTGAGCCTGAGTTCGGGGGAGAGCGCGCCGGCGGCGTCGAAGTCCATGTTGATGCGCGCCGCAATCGGTTTGGAGACGGGCGCGCTGCTCTTGCGTCCCTTTCTGGCGGGCGCCGCAGGCGGGGCCACGGCTTGCAGCACGGCGCTGGGATCGAAGTCCAGCAGCCGGCCCTTGAGCTCGTAATCCATGGCACCTGTGGTCTGTAGCGTACCGGTAGTTTCCAGGCGCGACTTGCCGGCCGTGAGCGAGGCTTGCCGCACTTGCACGCGGTCATGGCCGATCATGCTGTCCACATGCAGTTTCAGGGCGCTGTCTTGCAGGGTCAGCAGGATCTGCTGGGCCTCAGGGGCCAGGTTCAGGTCTACCGGACCCGACAGCCGGGTGGGGCGTACCTGGCGATGGAGTTGGCTCAAGTCCAGGTCGCTCACGCGCAGCTTGAATTGGCCCGACAACGGTTCCTGCTTGCCGGGCTCGTTGCTGCCGGGGCGGAACTGCCCGCTGCCTTCGATGCGCGCATCGCGCAGCAGGCGGATGTCCAGGCGCGACAGGGTCTGCTGCTGCAGGTCCAGCTTCAGGTCGGCGCTGGCCGAGAGCAAGGGTAGCCGTTGTTCATCAAGGCGACCGGGATGGGCATTGTCGATGTCGATGCGGCCGCTTACCTGCAATGGCGCATCGGCCGTCAAGCCGGCAGGCGGGGCCAGGTCGGCGCGCAGGTGCAGATCGGCAGCCGGCGCGGCGGCATTGAAGGCTTGCGGATTGATATGCTGCAGGTCGATCTTGGCGCGCTTCAATGGCACGCTGGCCAAGGGCGTGGCGAGGATATCGGCGCTGCCCTTGAGCCTGTCGCCGCCGGCGGTAAGGGCGATGCCCAGTTCTTGCAGCGAGCCCGACAATTGCGCGGCCAACTGGTATTGCTCCTTGAGCTGGCCATGCTGATAGGCTCCGGTCAGTTCCAGTCCGCCACCGATGGCAAAGGGGCGCTTGCCATTGAGGTGCAACAGCGCCGTGGCATCGCCATAGGGCGTGGTGAGGCTGTCCAGGACCAGGGTGTGCTGCACGCCATCGGAGTTGCCATGCAGTTTGAGACGCGACAGTTCGGTACTGGAGGTGCCTTGCGTGAGGTTCAGGCGCTCCAGGCTGATTTCCCCGATCTCCAGTGCCAGCGGAATTTCCAGCGAGGCGGGCAGGGTGCTGGGCTCGGAGGGTGAGGGTTGCTGGTTCAACTGCACCTGGCCCACACGCAGGTAGTCCAGGCGCAAGCTGCGGCGCAGCAGGGCCAGGTGCCAACGGGCGTCAATGCGATCGATATCGAGGATGCGCTTGTCATCCTGGTAGTGCAGCGCGCGCAGGCGCAAGCCATCGGCCACGGTACCTCCCAACAACTGGCCGGAGAGCTTGCCACCGAGGGCCTTGACGGCGCCATTCCACAGCAAGCGGGCGCCGCTTTCGGTATGAGTGGCATACAGGGCGACACCGGCTGCGGCCAGTACCAGCACGGCCAGCGTGCCGCCGCTCCAGGCGGCAAGGCGGCGTCCATGGCGAGCAGGGCGCTGGGGCGGCTGGGCCGGTGGGGAGGCTTGCAGTTCTTGTTGCGGGTCGCTCATGCGTGCTTGGGCTTCGAAATCAGGTAATCGGTAGGTGCGATCCGGGCGCTGGCGCTAGAAGGCGATGCCCAGCGAGACGTGTGGCCGGATCTGGTGTTTCTGGATGCCATAGGCCAGGTCCAGGTTGAGCGTGCCCACCGGACTGCGCCAGCGCGCCCCGGTGCCCACGCCGTGATAGAAGGTCTTGTTGCTCCAGTTGTCGGCGGCAGCTCCGACGTCATAGAACACCGCCGCGCCCCAGCTCTGGGTGAACCAGCGTTGATACTCGGTACTGCCCACGGCCAGGTACTTGGTCGGATAGACCGTGCCGTTCTGTTCATTGCCGATGCTCTGGTAGCTATAGCCGCGTACCGAGTCATTGCCACCGGTGCGAAACAGCAGCGAAGGCGGCACTGCGCCGGCACTGCCTTTGGTGAAGACGCCGCCCAGTTCGGCTCGCAAGACCACGATATCGCGTCGGCCGACCGGCACGAATTGCTTGAAGCGGCCATACAGTCGGGAAAAGCTCTGGTCGGTCAGCAAGCCCTTGAGCGCAAAGCCGGCTTCCAGCGTCAACAGGTTGCCCTGGCGCGGGAAGATGGGATTGTCCACACGGCGGCGCGACCAGGCGAAGCCAGGTACCAGGGCGCGGTGCTTGCCGGGCGTCACTACGGTGTTGGCTGGCAATGCGGCGCCGTTTTCCTGGCTCAGTTCATCGCGGTAATAGGTCAGCGAATAGGTGGTGTCGTAGTTCTCGCCAGTGCGTGCGCGCTTGAACCCCACCTGCTGGCTGCGCAAGTCCACGCCTTCGAGCTGGGTGCGGTCGTAGGAGGTGTTGAGGCTGTTGACGAAGGCCTTTTCATCGGGCGGCATGGCCAGCGACAGGGTGCCGTACTGACGCTTTTGCTCCAGCCGCACCTGGCTGTCGAAGACGTAGGCACGGTTGAACATGTTGTAGTTCGAATAGCGGCCCTCGACCTGGGCCCCGGTATCGGTGCTGTAGCCCACCCCGGCGCGGATGCGGTGGGTCGGGAATTCGGTGACCTGCACCTTCACCGGGGTCTGGTCGGGGTGCTCGGGATCGTCGTCGATGGCGACGATGGCATTGGAAAAATAGGGCGTATTCTGGATTTGCCGTTGCAGGGCCAGCAGCCGGTTCACGTCATAGGGCTCACCGATGATAAGCGGATTGACGTTGCGGATGATCGCTTCCGGGTAGCGCCGGGTACCGGTGATCTGCAACGCGCCCAGGGTGAAGGCCGGGCCGCTGTCATAGCGCACCGCCAGCTCGGCCTGCTGCTCCTGCGGGTCGATGCGGGCCTCGGAGGCGGCGATGCGGGCGGCGGCGTACTTCTTTTGCTGCAGTTGTTCCAGGCCGGTGTTCTTGGCCTTGTCCCAGTCTTCCTGGCGGAACGGCTGGCCCACCGGCAGCGACCAGTCCTGGCGGATGCGCGCGACCGTGGCCTGGTCTTGGCGCGCAGCCACGCCGGTGACGCTGATGTCGGTCGCATTGATCTCGGTGCGCGGCCCCGGATCGACGGTGAGGGTGATGCGACGTACCGCCTGCTGGCCGTTGGCAGCAGGTTCGGTCTGGGCGCTGACCTTGGTGGTGGGGGTGAAATAACCTTCGGTGGAACTGAGTTCGCGCACCTGCTCACCGACGGTATCCATCATGAATTTGAGTTGTTCGTCGCTGATGTCGTCGCGGTCCTGGTAGCGCGAGATATCCAGAAAATCCTTCAGCAGCGATTGCACCGGCGCGGGTGCCTCGATCTGCACCTGGTAGGCGGCATAAGCGGTGTCGGCGGCACACCAGAGAAAGGCGATGGCCAGGCTGCGGGTCCAAGTCATTGATTCACTGCATCGTATCTGTTATCGGTTGAGGCGGCCGGCCTGACGCGCCGTGGGGCAAGTCGGGTAGGATGAGGGCTGGCAACGCGCCATCCAGGCCTGACCCGCGCGTTGCGCGGTTAGTTCCTGGCCGGTGCAGGCGGCCGACAATTCATCTCCGGGACATCCCGGATGCCCCCTAGGGCGTTTGTGATGGGCCAGCCGCTTGCGGGACGCAGGCTTTTCGTGTGCTGCGTCCAGTTTAATCCCGCTATTGTAATGCCCCTGCCGGGCCGCCGTTATCGTTGATGGTGGCGTTGGGGGGGGCGGCAAATCGAAGGAGAGTCATGTGGCTAGTACCAGTATTGTGAGTATTGATGCGTATTCGGAAAAAGCCAGTTGCGAGCGACTGCTGTGGGTTCATCGCTGGACCGACAAGCTGCTCAGTTTTCGCACCACGCGCCCGGCCGGCTATCGTTTCACGGCCGGGCAGTTCGCCCGCCTGGGCTTGGAGATCGAGGGCGAGGTGGTCTCGCGTGCCTATTCCATCACTTCCGCGGAAGGGGCCGATTACCTGGAGTACTACGCCATCATCGTGCCGGAAGGAAAGTTCACTTCGCGCCTGAACCAGCTTGAGCCGGGCGATCCGATCTGGGTGGAAAAGCTCAGTTATGGCTTCCTGACCGCTGATCGCTTCACCGATGGCAAGCAGTTGTGGATGCTGGCCACCGGTACCGGGCTGGGGCCATACGTCTCCATCCTGCAGCAGCCCGAGGTGTGGCGCCGTTTCGACGACCTGGTGGTGGTGCATGGCGTGCGCCAGCGCGAGGAACTGGCCTATGCCGACACGTTTGCCCAATTGCGCCAGCAGGCCGGGCAGCAGGGGCTGCCGGCGCGACTGCATCTGCTGCGTTGCGTCACGAGGGAGACCGATCTGCCACAAGCGCCGGGCTGGCTGACCGGACGCATCACCAACCTGCTCAAGGAAGGGGCGCTGGAACGGGCCTGCGGCGTGGCGCTGAACCTGGAACAAAGCCGCGTCATGGCCTGTGGTAACCCGGATATGGTCACCGAGCTGCGCGAACTGTTGCGCGAACGCGGTATGACACCCTTGCGCCGTACCGGGGGCGGGCAGTTCGTGACAGAGGATTATTGGTAAGTAGTGTAACGAGGGGGGGCATTTCCAGGGGACTTCATCACTTGCCGAGCTGGGATGCAGATTATTTTCGATATCCTCACTAAAAGCCGCGGCCCGAATTTTTTCTATTGACACGTCGAATAAATTCGATTTTTCATGGAAATAACGCCATTTCCTTTCTGTTTTCGCCAGATTTTCTCTATCTCCTATTCATGGAAGTTTTGTGATGCCGTAACGGCATCGTCGGACGCGGGGAGCCAACATCGATAAAGGTAAATCGAGGGCAGCTAGCCGAGGCAATACATGGGAGGGCGAGCCGGGACAATGATGTCGTGGCATCGCCACCTGTCAGTCAATTGAACCATTTGTGGGGGTAGCATGAATTTGAAGAAAGTCCTGCACGTAGCCATTGCCGATGATCACCCCATCGTGCTGGGTGCGCTCAGGGGGGAGCTGGCGCGCCTGCCGGAAATCCGTATCGACCTGGAGGTCGAAAATGGCGAGGCCCTGATCAGTGCGCTCAAGCGTTCTCCTTGCGAGATTGTCATCACCGACTTTGCCATGCCGGCCGACGATAGCGATGAATCGGACGGCTTTGCGCTGGTCAAGCGCCTCAAGACCGAGCATCCCTCCACCAAGGTGATCGTCTACACCGCCATGAACAATGGCGCGGTGATCCGGCGCCTGTATCGTATGGGCGTCTTTGCGGTGATCAACAAGCGCGAGAAGACCGATGAACTGATCAACGCCTGCTTGGCTACGCAGAGCAGCAAGCAGTTGTATTTCCCGGTGTCGTTGCGGGGTGAACTGGAGATGAGCTGGGCCCAGGGTGAAGGTTTCGGTCTGGTGCGCGAGCTGACCCAGAGCGAACTGGAGGTGGTGCGGCTGTTCGTGGAAGGGCAGTCGTTGGGCGAGATCTGCGAACGGC is a window from the Herbaspirillum rubrisubalbicans genome containing:
- a CDS encoding translocation/assembly module TamB domain-containing protein; translation: MSDPQQELQASPPAQPPQRPARHGRRLAAWSGGTLAVLVLAAAGVALYATHTESGARLLWNGAVKALGGKLSGQLLGGTVADGLRLRALHYQDDKRILDIDRIDARWHLALLRRSLRLDYLRVGQVQLNQQPSPSEPSTLPASLEIPLALEIGEISLERLNLTQGTSSTELSRLKLHGNSDGVQHTLVLDSLTTPYGDATALLHLNGKRPFAIGGGLELTGAYQHGQLKEQYQLAAQLSGSLQELGIALTAGGDRLKGSADILATPLASVPLKRAKIDLQHINPQAFNAAAPAADLHLRADLAPPAGLTADAPLQVSGRIDIDNAHPGRLDEQRLPLLSASADLKLDLQQQTLSRLDIRLLRDARIEGSGQFRPGSNEPGKQEPLSGQFKLRVSDLDLSQLHRQVRPTRLSGPVDLNLAPEAQQILLTLQDSALKLHVDSMIGHDRVQVRQASLTAGKSRLETTGTLQTTGAMDYELKGRLLDFDPSAVLQAVAPPAAPARKGRKSSAPVSKPIAARINMDFDAAGALSPELRLKLGFAIHDSSYGELPMSGRGDLNLVAMRLLPSRAHLQIAGNTLDLDGSFGAPSDKLKLKIDAPQLAKLGYGLSGLLRVDGILAGTRQRPNLLASFQAEQLSFGAHKLHHLAGQSELHSNLAAGVASPDNRLALNVEGDGYSGPQAELAHLAIKLDGTYAKHALSLQAKGKLLDQSLDLNLAAHGQLTEKTRGHYGWAGSLDQFSNQGLPRIAMASPLALEASADGIEAGSTRIEIDRTALELKRLSYHQGRLASAGQVKALDVGRILELVQQLTGTPPPVKTDLVLDSDWDFTLAETASGYLQIARKSGDVRVTTSTGEATLGLSELQLRSQFQGEQMRVSGRVNAARVGTLELDGEIGLQRVDQVLALDAASPLNLSAKLDIPQVKRMGDLIGPQVNLDGKLAANLNAAGTLEQPKLSGAINGDNLAVTEFDQGIQLKDGIVRIVMDSNVIDLRQIEFHGGSGTLRAGGKIQLGADNPDLNASLTADHLELFASPDRRLMLSGEGKISNVNEQLRVDGKFTVDRALFDLPKSSAPKLGDDVVIISRSGKNRVGAAASSQQKLEAATEKPASKFAPIINLAIDLGNDFRFRGSGADLLLRGDMNVRSEPLSPLRATGTINVAEGSYEAFGTKLNIERGIINFTGPLSNPNLNILAMRRNQDVDAGVSVTGNVNQPRVQLVSEPNVPDDEKLSWMMFGHGSDSSNIGQRTASSQALALVGNMAGKRITKDIGLDQFSIGSSDSGLTDDQVVNLGKAITQKITLGYEQSLQGAASIAKATWQISRRWSVVARAGTVNGLNILFSQRYD
- a CDS encoding ferredoxin--NADP reductase, which produces MASTSIVSIDAYSEKASCERLLWVHRWTDKLLSFRTTRPAGYRFTAGQFARLGLEIEGEVVSRAYSITSAEGADYLEYYAIIVPEGKFTSRLNQLEPGDPIWVEKLSYGFLTADRFTDGKQLWMLATGTGLGPYVSILQQPEVWRRFDDLVVVHGVRQREELAYADTFAQLRQQAGQQGLPARLHLLRCVTRETDLPQAPGWLTGRITNLLKEGALERACGVALNLEQSRVMACGNPDMVTELRELLRERGMTPLRRTGGGQFVTEDYW
- a CDS encoding response regulator transcription factor produces the protein MNLKKVLHVAIADDHPIVLGALRGELARLPEIRIDLEVENGEALISALKRSPCEIVITDFAMPADDSDESDGFALVKRLKTEHPSTKVIVYTAMNNGAVIRRLYRMGVFAVINKREKTDELINACLATQSSKQLYFPVSLRGELEMSWAQGEGFGLVRELTQSELEVVRLFVEGQSLGEICERLSRTPSTISTHKNNAMRKLGLSTDADLIKYAYSTGMIN
- a CDS encoding autotransporter assembly complex protein TamA translates to MTWTRSLAIAFLWCAADTAYAAYQVQIEAPAPVQSLLKDFLDISRYQDRDDISDEQLKFMMDTVGEQVRELSSTEGYFTPTTKVSAQTEPAANGQQAVRRITLTVDPGPRTEINATDISVTGVAARQDQATVARIRQDWSLPVGQPFRQEDWDKAKNTGLEQLQQKKYAAARIAASEARIDPQEQQAELAVRYDSGPAFTLGALQITGTRRYPEAIIRNVNPLIIGEPYDVNRLLALQRQIQNTPYFSNAIVAIDDDPEHPDQTPVKVQVTEFPTHRIRAGVGYSTDTGAQVEGRYSNYNMFNRAYVFDSQVRLEQKRQYGTLSLAMPPDEKAFVNSLNTSYDRTQLEGVDLRSQQVGFKRARTGENYDTTYSLTYYRDELSQENGAALPANTVVTPGKHRALVPGFAWSRRRVDNPIFPRQGNLLTLEAGFALKGLLTDQSFSRLYGRFKQFVPVGRRDIVVLRAELGGVFTKGSAGAVPPSLLFRTGGNDSVRGYSYQSIGNEQNGTVYPTKYLAVGSTEYQRWFTQSWGAAVFYDVGAAADNWSNKTFYHGVGTGARWRSPVGTLNLDLAYGIQKHQIRPHVSLGIAF
- a CDS encoding GGDEF domain-containing protein; protein product: MPEHQIQRASRTARLFVIVVCLIIALLEAWSAWRAYEVVIDESAREASNMALALVQQADQSFKEIDVVLQGVQEHLQYDDAGAAGRQRTHDFMVSSVAALPQLAMLTVYDETGLAISSSQSNLEHRYIQDDYFLHHQRVRTNRAYIGKPMRSRVSGQWVATMSRRINHIDGSFAGVVVADIDLSHFQRYYEQFAIGRNGAILFGLNEGTVIFRQPLLSYSIGLDISKSTLMTQYLGKSEHGSFEMRSPRDDIVRVTSFQRCKLYPTFVAVALAKDDILEDWTRRLWIRSIVVLLLLIIIGYGGNRLVAQVARRETAELEAIAARTELERLYRTLEAQSQKDGLTDVFNRRYFDLALTAELARLNRSGESLSLIMVDVDHFKRYNDTYGHAAGDVCLKKVATALGSVARRQGDIVARYGGEEFALILPNCNAASAAAIASRLVQAVRTLDIPHEGSPMGHVTISVGAASLASGKGAHVEARELIDIADAALYRAKEQGRDRAIQHDYPRLAVISDYSGLR